Genomic window (Alphaproteobacteria bacterium):
CTCCGGCGTCGATCTGGTCCGCCTGCAACTCCGCGTTGCCGCCGGGCTGCCGCTTGGCCTCAAACAGTCGGACATCGTCCTTGGCGGACACGCCATCGAATGCCGCATAACGGCGGAGCATCCGGAAACCTTCGCCCCGTCGCCGGGCCTCGTCACCGAATACCATGCGCCGGGCGGACCCGGTGTCCGGGTGGATTCCGCGCTGTATACCGGGTACCGCGTGTCGCCGCATTACGACAGCCTCGTGTCCAAGCTGATCGTCCATGCGGACAGCCGCGCCGAATGCGTCATGCGCATGCAGCGGGCGCTGGACGAATACGTGATAAGCGGCATCGAAACGACAATCCCCTTGCACCGGCATCTGCTTTCGGAACAGGATTTCCAGTCCGGCAAATACGACATCCACTGGCTGGAAAAGCATCTGGCGGGTTCGTAGGGCAAGACTGACTGCGGAAAGCGGAGGACAGGCATGGACCAGCTCAAGCTGACGCCCGACATGCTGCTGCGCGCATACGCGATAGGGGTCTTCCCCATGGCGGAGGATCGCGACGATCCGGAACTGTTCTGGGTCGATCCGCGGCTGCGGGGCGTCATCCCGCTCGACGGCTTTCACGTCCCCCGGCGACTGGCCCGCACGATCCGCAGCGGCCGCTACCATGTCACGTTCGATCACGACTTCCACACCGTAATCGAATCCTGCGCCGAAGCATCCGAAGGGCGGCAGCAGACATGGATCAACGACCGGATCATCACGCTCTATACGACCCTGTCCCATATGGGATACGCCCATAGCGTCGAATGCTGGCGCGACGACGAACTGGTCGGCGGCCTGTACGGGATTTCTCTGGGCGGCGCCTTTTTCGGTGAAAGCATGTTCAGCCGCGCCCGCGACGCCAGCAAGATCGCCCTTGTCCACCTCGTCGCACGCCTGATTGCGGGCGGCTATACGCTGCTGGACGCCCAGTTCATCACCAGCCATCTGAGCCAGTTCGGCGCAACGGAAATTCCCCGCGCGGAGTACCGTATCCGGCTTGCCGATGCGCTGAAGGTCAATGCCGATTTCTATCGCGACTTCGGATACGAGGACATGAACGCCCTGTTTGGCGGCGCCAGAAAATAGCCCCCCACACACACGACATGATGGCGCCTGGCGAAAAACTCCGGCCGCTTTCCGCGGCGGACCTCAATCGAACTCAATGACCGCGTCGACTTCGACGGGGGCGCCCAGCGGCAACCCGCTGACCCCAACGGCGGAACGCGCATGCCGGCCCTTGTCGGCGAGCACTTCAACCATCAGGTTCGACGCGCCGTTGATGACTTTTGGCTGATCGGTAAACCCCGGTACCGCGTTCACAAAGCCTGTCAACTTGACGACCCGGGTTATCCGGTCCAGGTCGCCCAGCGCCGCCTTCGCCTGCGCCAGGATATTCAGCGCGCAGACCCGCGCCGCATCGGCTGCTTCGTCGAGCGTCACGGCTTCGCCGGTCAGCCCGGCATGTTTCAGCGCACCGTCCCACAAGGGAAGCTGGCCGGAAATCCACAGCTGATTGCCGCTGATGACATACGGCACGTAGTTGGCCACGGGCGCGGCGGCAGCCGGCAATGTGATTCCCAAATCCTGCAAACGCGCGTCTATCGTGCCGGCCATGCGGTTTCTCCCCTGTTCAGATTTCTCCTGGCGCGACCTTACCTGTCAGCATCCTCGCATGCCACGTTTTCAATAGGAGGTATTCGATGTTGCGCCGGAAAAAATGGGGGCAGCATCCCGCTACCCCCCAGGTCACAGGGAGCCCTGTAAATTCGACATGACGCGGGTCACGAACATCCGCTCGTCCCGCCGCAGGTTACGCATTTCATGCAGGTGCCGTTGCGCACCAGGGTGAAATTGCCGCATTCGCCACAGGCGTCGCCTTCGTATCCCTTGGCGCGCGCCTGATACCGCTGATCCATTTTTGCTTCCCCGGCGGCGACAATCGTGTCGCTGACGGCCAGGGAGCCGACCACCGCTTCCGTCGCGACCACGGTCTGCCCGCCGCCCAGTGATGCCCGGGCAGTATTCGCGCCGTCGCCGCCGCTGATCAGGAACAGGTTGGACGAACGGACATAGCCGGAACTTGCGACCCGCCGGATGGTTTCCATGGTGCGGGCCGGATCGGGCGGCAGCGCCCCTTCCTTCGCACCGTCGCCGAGCGCGTCCGGCAGGTTGTCGGACGGTTCGGCATGCGACAGGTCGTTGCGGCCGAGATAGCTGATGGCGACTTCCCGGAAGATATAATCGAGGACCGAGGTCGACATCTTGATGGCGTCGTTGCCTTCCACCATGCCGGACGGTTCGAAACGGGTGAAGGTAAAGGCTTCGACGAATTCCTCCAACGGTACGCCGTATTGCAGTCCGATGGATATCGCGATGGCGAAATTGTTCATCAGCGACCGGAACGCGGCGCCTTCCTTGTGCATGTCGATGAAGATTTCGCCGAGTTCGCCGTCTTCGTATTCACCGGTCCGCAGGTAGACCTTGTGCCCGCCGACAATCGCCTTCTGGGTATAGCCCTTGCGCCGGCTGGGCAGCCGCCGGCGTTCGCTGACAACCCGCTCGACGATCCGCTCCACGATGCGTTCGGCCGTCGGGGCCGCCGCCGCGCGAGGCATCTCGTCCGCGTCCTCCGTCAGTTCCTCGTCATCGTCCAGCAATCCGCCCTGTAGCGGCTGGCTCAGCTTCGAGCCGTCGCGGTACAGCGCATTCGCCTTCAGGCCGAGACGCCAGGACAGATGATAGGCTTCCTTGCAATCCTCGATCGTCGCGTCGTTCGGCATGTTGATCGTCTTGGAAATGGCGCCGGAGATGAACGGCTGCGCCGCCGCCATCATCCGGATATGACTGTCCGCGGAGAGGAAGCGCGTCCCGATCTGTCCGCACGGATTGGCGCAGTCGAACACC
Coding sequences:
- a CDS encoding RidA family protein, which codes for MAGTIDARLQDLGITLPAAAAPVANYVPYVISGNQLWISGQLPLWDGALKHAGLTGEAVTLDEAADAARVCALNILAQAKAALGDLDRITRVVKLTGFVNAVPGFTDQPKVINGASNLMVEVLADKGRHARSAVGVSGLPLGAPVEVDAVIEFD
- the aat gene encoding leucyl/phenylalanyl-tRNA--protein transferase, whose protein sequence is MDQLKLTPDMLLRAYAIGVFPMAEDRDDPELFWVDPRLRGVIPLDGFHVPRRLARTIRSGRYHVTFDHDFHTVIESCAEASEGRQQTWINDRIITLYTTLSHMGYAHSVECWRDDELVGGLYGISLGGAFFGESMFSRARDASKIALVHLVARLIAGGYTLLDAQFITSHLSQFGATEIPRAEYRIRLADALKVNADFYRDFGYEDMNALFGGARK
- a CDS encoding vitamin B12-dependent ribonucleotide reductase (Catalyzes the rate-limiting step in dNTP synthesis), with amino-acid sequence LVKFKKLAGGGYFKIINRTVPDALRALGYDEREIETIVSYAVGFGTLKDAPGVNHKSLRDKGFNAESLKVIEESLASAFDIKFAFNKWTLGEKFCTETLGLSDEQLNDLSFDMLQALGYSRAEIARANTYCCGAMTLEGAPGLKEEHLPVFDCANPCGQIGTRFLSADSHIRMMAAAQPFISGAISKTINMPNDATIEDCKEAYHLSWRLGLKANALYRDGSKLSQPLQGGLLDDDEELTEDADEMPRAAAAPTAERIVERIVERVVSERRRLPSRRKGYTQKAIVGGHKVYLRTGEYEDGELGEIFIDMHKEGAAFRSLMNNFAIAISIGLQYGVPLEEFVEAFTFTRFEPSGMVEGNDAIKMSTSVLDYIFREVAISYLGRNDLSHAEPSDNLPDALGDGAKEGALPPDPARTMETIRRVASSGYVRSSNLFLISGGDGANTARASLGGGQTVVATEAVVGSLAVSDTIVAAGEAKMDQRYQARAKGYEGDACGECGNFTLVRNGTCMKCVTCGGTSGCS